From the genome of Miscanthus floridulus cultivar M001 chromosome 10, ASM1932011v1, whole genome shotgun sequence, one region includes:
- the LOC136486562 gene encoding probable protein S-acyltransferase 1 — translation MKGRPLFKSPLPRSYLSDTSGVSSAVVATHRVYQVWRGKNRFLCGGRLIFGPDASSIVLTVALIMTPLALFVAFVSFRLAELIGKPLGTAVPATAMAVGVFDVVVLVLTSGRDPGIIPRNARPPEPDDASTDSSSFASPATGASWSLPPTRDVYVNGVVVKVKYCHTCMLYRPPRCSHCSVCNNCVERFDHHCPWVGQCIGRRNYRFFFMFISSTTFLCLYVFGFCWVNLLLISRQYGVSFGHAVAESPVSGCLIVYTFVTAWFVGGLTAFHSYLVCTNQTTYENFRYRYERKANPFNRGAGSNIAEIFFSPIPPSRNDFRAKVSPADPDAAALYYLGPLSSESRISFYTRASLSFDMAKASFDLNYSAKRTSVASSDFGGIYGGSHGGHGHGGALDRVSTTHLQQPRHSIFGGPGRESKKAEDEADAVTAELGATMHTHYGAAAGRPRGREFEVV, via the exons ATGAAGGGGAGGCCGCTGTTCAAGAGCCCTCTCCCCCGCAGCTACCTCTCCGACACCTCCGGCGTCTCGTCGGCCGTCGTGGCCACCCACCGCGTCTACCAAGTCTGGAGAGGGAAGAAT AGATTCCTGTGCGGCGGTCGGCTCATCTTCGGCCCGGACGCGAGCTCCATCGTGCTCACGGTGGCGCTCATCATGACGCCGCTCGCGCTCTTCGTCGCCTTCGTCTCGTTCCGCCTCGCCGAGCTCATCGGGAAGCCGCTCGGCACCGCCGTcccggcgacggccatggcggtcgGCGTATTC gaCGTTGTGGTGCTGGTGCTCACGTCGGGTCGGGACCCCGGCATCATCCCCCGGAACGCGCGTCCGCCGGAGCCCGACGACGCGTCGACGGACAGCTCCTCCTTCGCGTCCCCCGCGACGGGCGCGTCGTGGTCGCTGCCGCCGACGCGCGACGTGTACGTGAACGGCGTGGTGGTGAAGGTGAAGTACTGCCACACGTGCATGCTGTACCGGCCCCCGCGCTGCTCGCACTGCTCCGTCTGCAACAACTGCGTGGAGCGCTTCGACCACCACTGCCCCTGGGTGGGCCAGTGCATCGGCCGCCGGAACTACCGCTTCTTCTTCATGTTCATCTCCTCCACCACCTTCCTGTGCCTCTACGTGTTCGGCTTCTGCTGGGTCAACCTGCTGCTCATCTCCCGGCAGTACGGCGTCAGCTTCGGCCACGCCGTGGCGGAGTCCCCGGTCTCCGGCTGCCTCATCGTCTACACCTTCGTCACGGCGTGGTTCGTCGGCGGGCTCACGGCGTTCCACTCCTACCTCGTGTGCACCAACCAGACCACGTACGAGAACTTCCGGTACCGGTACGAGCGCAAGGCCAACCCCTTCAACCGCGGCGCCGGCAGCAACATCGCCGAGATCTTCTTCTCACCGATCCCGCCGTCCAGGAACGACTTCCGGGCCAAGGTGTCCCCCGCCGACCCGGACGCCGCCGCGCTCTACTACCTGGGCCCGCTGTCGTCCGAGTCGCGGATCAGCTTCTACACCAGGGCCAGCCTCAGCTTCGACATGGCCAAGGCCAGCTTCGACCTCAACTACTCCGCCAAGCGCACCAGCGTCGCGTCCTCCGACTTCGGCGGCATCTACGGCGGCAGCCACGGCGGACACGGCCACGGCGGGGCGCTCGACCGGGTCTCGACTACGCACCTGCAGCAGCCGCGGCACTCCATCTTCGGCGGGCCCGGCAGGGAGAGCAAGAAGGCGGAGGACGAAGCGGACGCCGTCACGGCGGAGCTCGGGGCCACCATGCACACGCActacggcgccgccgccggccgcccgcGCGGGAGGGAGTTCGAGGTGGTGTGA
- the LOC136486564 gene encoding uncharacterized protein, which produces MPGRPNTGGNRCPSPPSSRARLPRPRRISRRPVPCSLLRYPAQKLRHRSLLLLGTPAVLQLTPMAEALLLACHLALSFALLAASLSHLVVAAVSHLSPSSLHHRLIRLLRHPLVRLLPPLLALPFAFLPLASTSLVPLLLLPPLLPLLPLPFLPPHLPLLLLRPLLLSLPLLLLARAADLLAASFPASDLQAHALAVARLLLLAAAAASLASSLSAAAPRGSTAAGAYFVAEAGLACAGAVGGLWAAQSGLSLYVDACVPAGCHRLLDAGGAAPPTTRCDVEEARLRAVAVMDLALSVHCVVVAAVVAGVLLGVARWFGVDSSAGVGRRHNGSSYDALPTVASAGAMAEMEHLQGKGVVGKSVAQE; this is translated from the coding sequence ATGCCGGGACGACCGAATACCGGCGGCAACCGGTGCCCCTCTCCACCGTCCTCGCGGGCACGGCTACCGCGCCCCCGCCGCATTTCTCGCCGCCCTGTTCCCTGCTCCCTCCTCCGCTACCCTGCCCAAAAACTCCGGCATCGATCGCTCCTCCTCCTCGGAACCCCGGCCGTGCTCCAACTGACCCCAATGGCGGAGGCGCTGCTGCTCGCGTGCCACCTCGCCCTCTCTTTCGCCCTCCTCGCCGCCTCCCTCTCCCACCTCGTCGTTGCCGCCGTCTCCCACCTCTCGCCCTCCTCCCTCCACCACCGCCTCATCCGCCTGCTCCGCCACCCGCTCGTCCGCCTCCTCCCGCCGCTCCTCGCGCTCCCCTTCGCCTTCCTCCCGCTCGCCTCCACGTCCCTggtgccgctcctcctcctccctccgctGCTCCCGCTCCTCCCGCTCCCCTTCCTCCCTCCCCAcctcccgctcctcctcctccgcccgctCCTCCTCTCCCTGCCGCTCCTCCTGCTCGCGCGCGCGGCCGACCTCCTCGCCGCCTCGTTCCCGGCCTCGGACCTCCAGGCGCACGCGCTCGCCGtcgcgcgcctcctcctcctcgctgcggcggcggcctccCTCGCCTCGTCGCTCTCCGCCGCCGCGCCCAGGGGCTCGACGGCGGCCGGCGCCTACTTCGTCGCCGAGGCGGGGCTCGCCTGCGCGGGCGCCGTGGGCGGGCTCTGGGCGGCGCAGAGCGGGCTCAGCCTCTACGTCGACGCGTGCGTGCCCGCGGGGTGCCACCGCCTCCTGGACGCCGGCGGCGCCGCGCCGCCCACCACGCGGTGCGACGTCGAGGAGGCTAGGCTCAGGGCCGTCGCCGTCATGGATCTCGCCCTGTCCGTGCACTGCGTCGTCGTGGCTGCCGTCGTGGCCGGGGTGCTCCTCGGGGTGGCGAGGTGGTTCGGGGTTGACAGCAGCGCTGGTGTGGGGAGGAGGCATAATGGATCCTCCTATGATGCATTGCCCACAGTGGCGTCTGCTGGGGCAATGGCGGAGATGGAGCATTTGCAGGGGAAGGGTGTTGTTGGCAAGAGCGTGGCGCAGGAGTGA